In Deltaproteobacteria bacterium, a single window of DNA contains:
- a CDS encoding ABC transporter ATP-binding protein has product MLEVANLTVHYDKAMLINDLSMHVDAGELVSLVGPNGAGKSTLLRAITGLVAWEREITRRSVGEDVTIKGTVTFDGERIDEVPAHEIVARGLIHCPERRRPFREMSTRDNLLAGAYLLKDKKEIEENLEKVYQLFPVLKERAKQISGTLSGGEQQMLALGRALMFRPKLLCIDEPSTGLAPMIRKEVFDRIADIRDLGITVLLVEQEVSLVFKMASRNYVLSSGKIIAQGTGEELLQDEIIRKTYLGL; this is encoded by the coding sequence CTGCTTGAAGTCGCGAATCTCACGGTCCATTATGATAAGGCCATGCTCATCAACGACCTGAGCATGCATGTTGATGCCGGTGAATTGGTCAGTCTGGTCGGTCCCAACGGGGCAGGCAAATCTACTCTACTCAGAGCCATCACCGGCCTCGTCGCCTGGGAAAGGGAGATTACACGCCGGTCCGTCGGCGAAGACGTGACGATAAAAGGGACGGTGACCTTCGATGGTGAGAGAATAGATGAGGTCCCGGCCCATGAAATTGTCGCCAGAGGCTTGATTCACTGTCCGGAAAGAAGAAGGCCTTTTCGTGAGATGTCCACGCGCGACAACCTCCTGGCCGGCGCCTACCTCCTGAAAGATAAAAAGGAGATCGAGGAAAATCTGGAAAAGGTGTATCAGCTTTTCCCGGTGCTTAAAGAGCGAGCCAAACAGATTTCCGGGACCCTGTCTGGAGGTGAGCAGCAGATGCTGGCCCTTGGCAGGGCGCTCATGTTCCGACCCAAACTGCTCTGCATTGACGAACCCTCAACCGGGCTTGCCCCCATGATACGTAAGGAGGTTTTTGACCGAATTGCTGACATTCGTGATCTGGGCATCACGGTCCTGCTCGTGGAACAGGAAGTCAGCCTGGTCTTCAAGATGGCCTCGCGAAATTACGTCCTCTCATCAGGGAAAATCATTGCCCAAGGAACCGGCGAGGAACTGCTACAGGATGAAATCATCCGCAAGACCTATCTCGGGCTCTAA
- a CDS encoding acetyl-CoA C-acetyltransferase produces the protein MRDVVIAGYLRTAQSRSRPRDPGRDWLHKMRGDELLAMLLPELLKRANVEPKEVDDFLVGSAMGVSENWTYGGRSPIFLADFPETMPAKFVDQQCGSAMAATHIAYMEIATGNADIVMTGGIEHMTRVPMGGGGDAIKPNMKMFTDEKYKHWDFATAMNMGLTAEKLFKLSGKFTKEDMDEWAMRSHHRAAEAQEAGFFDGEILPIEAEQADGSTMSVKVDQAVRASTTMEALAGLKAAYVEDGVITAGVSSPLNAGATSLLLMAKETAEKRGLKPMGTIRAIGFAGVDPTIMGAGPVPATKKALKMASMEVKDIDFWEINEAFCIVTLNAMEELGIDPEKVNIHGGGVAIGHPLGATGNRLIGTLARILEEQGARWGCATACCGGGQGVTTIIEKED, from the coding sequence ATGAGAGATGTAGTAATCGCAGGATATCTAAGGACGGCGCAATCTCGGTCCCGCCCAAGGGACCCTGGCAGAGACTGGCTTCATAAGATGAGAGGCGATGAATTGCTGGCCATGCTGCTCCCGGAGCTATTGAAGAGAGCGAATGTGGAACCCAAAGAAGTGGATGACTTTCTTGTCGGTTCCGCCATGGGTGTCAGCGAAAATTGGACTTACGGCGGCCGGAGTCCGATATTTTTAGCCGACTTTCCTGAAACGATGCCAGCCAAATTTGTGGATCAGCAATGCGGGTCCGCCATGGCCGCGACGCATATTGCGTATATGGAGATCGCCACAGGCAACGCGGACATCGTGATGACAGGCGGAATCGAACACATGACCCGTGTGCCCATGGGCGGCGGCGGTGACGCTATCAAGCCCAATATGAAGATGTTTACAGACGAAAAATATAAGCACTGGGACTTCGCCACAGCCATGAACATGGGTCTGACCGCTGAAAAACTCTTCAAGCTCTCAGGCAAGTTCACCAAAGAGGACATGGATGAATGGGCGATGCGCTCCCACCATCGTGCCGCAGAAGCTCAGGAGGCCGGTTTTTTTGACGGTGAGATCCTGCCTATCGAGGCCGAGCAGGCGGATGGGAGCACCATGAGCGTCAAAGTTGACCAGGCCGTTCGTGCGAGCACGACCATGGAAGCTCTGGCCGGACTCAAGGCTGCGTATGTTGAGGATGGAGTCATCACCGCCGGTGTATCTTCACCCCTCAATGCCGGGGCCACCTCGCTGCTGCTTATGGCAAAAGAAACAGCCGAAAAGAGAGGCCTCAAACCCATGGGCACCATTCGCGCCATCGGCTTCGCCGGTGTGGACCCCACCATCATGGGCGCCGGACCCGTGCCGGCCACGAAAAAGGCCTTGAAGATGGCCAGTATGGAGGTCAAGGACATAGATTTCTGGGAAATCAACGAGGCCTTCTGCATCGTGACCCTGAACGCCATGGAAGAGCTGGGGATTGACCCGGAGAAGGTTAATATCCATGGCGGCGGAGTGGCCATCGGCCATCCCCTGGGAGCTACCGGAAATCGTCTCATCGGGACCCTGGCCCGGATCTTGGAAGAGCAGGGCGCACGTTGGGGTTGTGCCACGGCCTGCTGCGGCGGCGGACAGGGTGTGACCACAATCATCGAAAAAGAAGATTAA
- a CDS encoding branched-chain amino acid ABC transporter permease: MILDIIVSTLINGSVYALLAIGFSLIFGVARIVNIAHTAFYMIAAYCIYFATHRIGLHPLWGMLAAVVLVTLIGLISYKFFIDPIREHEAAVLIATIALAMIFQEVMLLIFSGDFLSVPSLVKGYVLVLGVKVSYQQLLTIAGALIILAAVWMLLMKTRLGLAVRSTADDREVANLMGMNVARVAMMTMGISVALAAFTGAVVVPLTILNPHMWMHPLIMMMAVVVLGGLGSIKGSFAGAYILGFSEALVVFLIPMGSFLKGSVALSIMILVLLIRPEGLFGVAFEEER; this comes from the coding sequence ATGATCTTAGACATCATCGTTAGCACCTTGATTAATGGCAGCGTATACGCCCTTCTCGCCATCGGTTTCTCCTTAATCTTCGGTGTAGCCCGCATTGTGAACATCGCCCACACCGCCTTTTACATGATCGCCGCTTACTGCATCTACTTTGCAACCCATAGAATCGGCCTCCATCCCCTCTGGGGGATGCTGGCCGCGGTAGTCCTGGTCACCCTCATCGGCCTGATCTCTTATAAGTTCTTCATAGATCCGATTCGCGAGCATGAGGCCGCGGTCTTAATCGCCACCATTGCTTTGGCCATGATCTTTCAGGAAGTTATGCTCCTTATTTTTAGCGGTGACTTCCTGAGTGTGCCATCTCTGGTCAAAGGATATGTATTGGTCCTGGGAGTGAAGGTCTCTTACCAGCAGCTGCTGACTATCGCTGGGGCCCTGATTATCCTGGCCGCAGTCTGGATGCTATTAATGAAAACTAGACTGGGTCTGGCTGTCCGGTCCACGGCCGACGACAGGGAGGTGGCCAATCTGATGGGCATGAACGTGGCTCGGGTGGCCATGATGACCATGGGTATCTCCGTGGCCCTGGCTGCCTTTACCGGCGCCGTGGTCGTGCCTCTCACCATCCTGAATCCTCATATGTGGATGCATCCTCTGATTATGATGATGGCCGTGGTGGTCCTGGGCGGACTGGGCAGCATCAAGGGCAGCTTCGCTGGGGCCTACATCCTGGGATTTTCTGAAGCCCTCGTGGTTTTTTTGATCCCCATGGGTTCTTTCCTAAAGGGTTCGGTGGCTCTGTCCATCATGATCCTGGTGCTGTTGATCAGGCCGGAAGGCCTCTTTGGCGTTGCTTTTGAGGAAGAGAGATAG
- a CDS encoding SDR family oxidoreductase — protein MNKEVASMFSLEGKTALIAGASRGIGEEIARACSLAGAKLVVSSRRPEGIKEAAERIRQASGGEVLPVASNISSAEDRKKLIETAMDWAGGIDILVNNAGTNPAWGPLEDVSESAWDKIFEVNLKGPFLLSQLVFHAWMKDHGGCILNTASLGGFSTSSGTNVYNITKAALIHLTRCLASEWGKNGIRVNALAPGLIKTRLSQALWDRPDSEQVAANWPVSRLGKVEDLAGISLLLISDAGSFITGQTCIIDGGSSVAR, from the coding sequence ATGAATAAAGAGGTTGCATCCATGTTTTCTTTGGAAGGTAAAACCGCCCTCATCGCCGGGGCCAGCCGAGGCATCGGTGAGGAAATCGCCAGAGCCTGCTCCCTGGCCGGGGCAAAACTGGTCGTGAGCAGCCGCAGGCCGGAAGGCATAAAAGAGGCGGCCGAAAGAATCCGCCAAGCGTCCGGCGGTGAAGTGCTGCCCGTGGCCTCCAACATTTCATCGGCCGAAGACCGGAAAAAACTGATTGAGACGGCCATGGACTGGGCCGGGGGGATAGATATCCTGGTTAACAACGCCGGTACAAATCCGGCCTGGGGTCCTCTGGAGGATGTCTCTGAATCGGCCTGGGATAAAATTTTCGAGGTGAACCTGAAAGGACCGTTCCTCCTTTCCCAGCTTGTCTTCCACGCCTGGATGAAGGATCACGGCGGCTGTATTCTTAACACCGCTTCTTTGGGCGGGTTCTCCACCTCATCCGGAACCAATGTTTACAACATAACCAAGGCCGCTCTGATTCATCTGACCAGGTGCCTGGCCAGCGAGTGGGGAAAGAACGGTATCCGGGTCAACGCCCTGGCTCCGGGTTTGATAAAGACCAGACTGAGCCAGGCGCTCTGGGATCGGCCTGATAGCGAACAGGTCGCTGCAAACTGGCCTGTTTCCCGGCTGGGCAAGGTGGAGGATCTGGCCGGTATTTCTCTGCTCCTGATTTCAGACGCCGGGTCCTTTATTACCGGTCAAACCTGTATTATTGACGGTGGCTCGTCGGTTGCTAGGTAG
- a CDS encoding glycosyltransferase family 2 protein has translation MNLTLTVIIPIFNERETVLTVLDRVLAVDLDKEVILVDDGSTDGTAEVLKAAEPKYPGVRFLYHEQNQGKGAAIRTGLSRARARFTIIQDADLEYDPEEYPKLLAPLLEGQARVVYGSRVLGSKKVRSYHRYYWGGRLLSSITNLLYGSSITDEPTCYKVTETRILQNLGLKAVGFEFCPEVTAKILRAGFKIHEVPISYHPRSFEQGKKIKPRDGLIAIWTLLRYRFGKRPPLKG, from the coding sequence ATGAACCTGACCCTGACAGTCATCATCCCGATATTCAACGAGCGGGAGACCGTGCTGACGGTGCTCGACCGCGTTCTGGCGGTGGACCTGGACAAGGAAGTCATCCTGGTTGACGACGGCTCCACAGACGGCACCGCCGAGGTCCTCAAAGCCGCTGAGCCGAAATATCCGGGCGTGCGGTTCCTTTATCATGAGCAGAACCAAGGCAAGGGGGCGGCCATCCGCACGGGCTTGTCCCGGGCCCGGGCCCGCTTTACCATCATCCAGGACGCGGACCTGGAATACGACCCTGAGGAATACCCCAAACTGCTGGCCCCTCTCCTTGAAGGACAGGCCCGGGTCGTTTACGGTTCGCGCGTTCTGGGTTCCAAAAAAGTACGATCCTACCACCGCTACTACTGGGGCGGACGCCTGCTCTCCTCGATCACCAACCTGCTCTATGGTTCGTCTATCACGGACGAGCCGACCTGTTACAAGGTTACCGAGACCCGGATCCTGCAAAATCTTGGCCTGAAGGCCGTGGGGTTTGAGTTCTGTCCTGAAGTGACCGCCAAAATCCTCCGCGCCGGTTTTAAGATCCATGAAGTACCTATTTCCTATCATCCCCGTTCCTTTGAGCAAGGCAAAAAAATCAAACCCAGAGACGGCCTGATCGCCATCTGGACCCTGCTCCGGTATCGCTTCGGGAAGCGGCCTCCACTGAAAGGCTGA
- a CDS encoding AMP-binding protein: MEAKEAYISKPWLKFYPEGVSEKIETPEISVPDMFEQMSEKYGNKTALVFYGKKISYKQLRELIDRFATALADLGVGKGDTVALYLLNCPQYVIAYFAVLKLGAKVTPISPVYTSQEVKHQLEDSEAKSIICEDILYDNVDKSGVELETVILSHIADYLPSMKKMFGKNITSRVYREMEVPSPEMIKQAGLHQFQDLVKKYPPEPPSVTIDPKTDIAALPYTGGTTGLPKAAILTHYNMVSLRAQTVSFWPFFEEGKETVIAFLPFFHIYGQVVLMLAGLTQGHTIVLFTTPDLDEILSAVERHQASAFYGVPTLYEALKEYDKTSRVNWKRFKMIVCGADTLHESTTQDWERRTGTKILEGYGMTETTAVSHGSPYDRPKTGSFGVPIPGVNAAIVEVDGTDCVPVGEVGEMILNGPNMMEGYWKRTQETEEAIIEIDGEKWLRTGDLVSMDEEGYFHFFDRKRDLIKYKGYSVFARHVEEVLYMHPQIKAAGVVGVSDPKVGQIIKAYVVLQSEARGKISEEEIVDFCKDNLAHYKIPKIIEFRGELPKTDVGKVSRRELREEVEEG, encoded by the coding sequence ATGGAAGCAAAGGAAGCATACATATCCAAACCCTGGCTGAAATTTTATCCGGAGGGTGTTTCGGAAAAGATCGAGACTCCTGAAATATCCGTGCCCGACATGTTTGAGCAGATGTCGGAAAAGTATGGTAACAAAACGGCCCTGGTCTTTTATGGCAAAAAAATCAGCTACAAGCAGCTCCGAGAGTTGATTGACCGGTTCGCTACCGCCTTGGCCGACCTGGGGGTAGGCAAGGGGGATACAGTGGCTCTCTATCTTCTGAACTGTCCCCAGTACGTGATTGCATACTTCGCCGTGCTTAAACTAGGCGCCAAGGTCACGCCTATCAGCCCGGTTTACACTAGCCAGGAAGTCAAACATCAGCTGGAAGACAGCGAGGCTAAATCAATAATTTGCGAGGATATCCTTTACGATAATGTTGACAAATCCGGCGTTGAGCTTGAAACGGTTATCCTGAGTCACATCGCGGATTACCTCCCTTCCATGAAAAAAATGTTTGGAAAGAATATTACGAGCCGGGTCTACCGGGAGATGGAGGTTCCGAGCCCTGAAATGATTAAACAGGCTGGATTGCACCAATTTCAGGATTTGGTCAAGAAGTATCCGCCCGAGCCTCCGTCAGTCACGATTGATCCTAAAACTGACATCGCCGCCCTGCCATACACAGGCGGTACCACCGGGCTTCCGAAGGCCGCAATCCTGACGCATTATAATATGGTGTCCTTGCGGGCTCAGACGGTCTCCTTCTGGCCGTTTTTTGAGGAAGGCAAGGAGACGGTCATTGCCTTCCTGCCTTTCTTTCATATCTACGGCCAGGTGGTGCTCATGCTCGCCGGTCTGACCCAGGGTCACACCATCGTGTTATTCACCACCCCGGACCTGGATGAGATCCTTTCGGCCGTGGAGCGGCACCAGGCCTCAGCCTTCTATGGGGTCCCGACCCTCTATGAGGCCCTCAAGGAATATGACAAAACCAGCCGTGTAAACTGGAAGCGGTTCAAGATGATCGTTTGCGGGGCCGATACCTTGCATGAATCCACGACTCAGGATTGGGAGAGGCGGACAGGGACCAAAATCCTGGAAGGTTACGGCATGACCGAAACCACGGCCGTCAGCCATGGCAGCCCCTATGACCGCCCCAAGACCGGTTCATTCGGGGTGCCCATCCCGGGCGTGAATGCCGCCATCGTCGAAGTGGATGGAACGGATTGCGTTCCGGTGGGCGAGGTCGGTGAGATGATCCTCAACGGTCCAAATATGATGGAGGGCTACTGGAAAAGAACCCAGGAGACTGAAGAGGCGATCATCGAGATTGACGGCGAAAAATGGCTACGCACCGGGGACCTGGTCAGCATGGACGAGGAGGGGTATTTCCATTTCTTTGACCGCAAGCGAGACCTGATCAAGTACAAAGGTTATTCAGTCTTCGCCCGTCACGTGGAAGAGGTGCTGTACATGCATCCGCAAATAAAAGCCGCCGGTGTGGTGGGCGTGTCTGATCCCAAGGTGGGGCAGATTATCAAAGCATATGTCGTTCTCCAGAGTGAGGCCCGAGGCAAGATCTCTGAAGAGGAGATTGTTGATTTTTGTAAAGATAACCTGGCTCATTACAAGATTCCCAAGATAATCGAGTTCAGGGGTGAGCTTCCGAAGACGGACGTAGGCAAGGTCTCGCGGCGCGAACTCAGGGAAGAGGTCGAGGAGGGATGA
- a CDS encoding GDP-mannose 4,6-dehydratase, giving the protein MTRTAFITGITGQDGSYLTEFLLERGYHVCGLVWTGEAGTPACLSSLKDQIDLYPGDLSDMASLRRALKACQPHEIYNLAAQSSITLSWEKPLLTAEVTAMGPLRLLECMSQIVPRARFFQPSSSEVFGNPEQSPQTEETPFAPRNPYGWAKAFAHRMLKAYRQRHGLFVSLGLLYNHESPRRPETFVTRKITRAAARIKMRQEDQLIIGDISAVRDWGYARDYVEAFWLMLQQPEPDDFVIASGQAHTVEEFCQAAFEVVGLNYRDYLTVDRSLYRPWETRPLVGNPAKARARLGWKPALNFPDLVTLMVETDLKAVQGAG; this is encoded by the coding sequence ATTACCAGAACAGCTTTTATCACCGGCATCACCGGCCAGGACGGCTCCTACCTGACCGAGTTTCTTCTTGAACGCGGCTACCATGTCTGCGGACTGGTCTGGACGGGTGAGGCCGGGACGCCCGCTTGCCTGTCGAGCCTCAAGGATCAGATTGATCTTTATCCCGGTGACCTGAGCGACATGGCTTCCCTGAGGCGGGCCCTTAAGGCCTGCCAGCCGCATGAGATTTACAACCTGGCCGCGCAGTCCAGCATTACTTTATCCTGGGAGAAGCCGCTTCTCACGGCTGAAGTCACGGCCATGGGACCCCTGCGTCTCCTCGAATGCATGAGTCAGATCGTGCCTCGGGCCAGGTTTTTTCAGCCGTCTTCCAGCGAGGTCTTTGGCAACCCGGAACAAAGCCCTCAGACCGAGGAAACCCCCTTTGCCCCTCGAAACCCATACGGCTGGGCCAAGGCCTTTGCGCACCGCATGCTCAAGGCTTACCGGCAAAGGCACGGCCTCTTCGTCAGCCTGGGGCTTCTTTACAACCATGAATCCCCCCGCCGGCCGGAAACCTTTGTCACTCGAAAGATCACTCGCGCCGCGGCCCGAATCAAGATGAGGCAGGAGGATCAACTGATTATCGGTGACATATCAGCCGTTCGAGACTGGGGGTATGCCAGGGATTACGTGGAGGCCTTCTGGCTGATGCTCCAGCAGCCTGAGCCCGACGACTTCGTCATCGCCTCCGGGCAGGCTCATACCGTGGAGGAGTTCTGCCAGGCCGCCTTTGAAGTGGTGGGCCTTAATTACCGGGACTACCTCACCGTGGACAGATCCCTGTACCGGCCCTGGGAAACCAGACCCCTGGTGGGCAACCCGGCCAAGGCCCGTGCCCGGCTGGGCTGGAAACCGGCGCTCAATTTTCCCGATCTGGTCACGCTGATGGTTGAGACCGATCTAAAAGCCGTGCAAGGGGCTGGATGA
- a CDS encoding ABC transporter substrate-binding protein: protein MKKTRILLSVVLAAFLVMTIGVPAYGAKTIKIGVIGPMNFMQGKGHWNGAVMAAEEINAQGGIQVGSKKMKIELIKADSNEFLSITDATNAMERAITYDKVDFLVGGFRTEAVLAMQDIAMDYKKIFIGCGAAHPTLCIRVARDYKRYKYFFRGTPFNSMFLVKTCFAHLGFVGKELKTQLNIPKLKVAIVGEKQVWVEPMIGVAKTTIPKLGMELVGVWRPSQTATDVTAELSAVQRSGAHIVFTIFSSSVGITFARQAGELKVPAVMVGINVEAQKDGFWKATQGMGNYAMTMNTYARGVEVNELTKPFIEKYIKLFGEVPTYTADTYSAIAITLKKAIEKAGTLDADKLIPVMETMEVMVPSGRVKYIKDAKGRKLHDLAWGPGYLTSLGVQWQDGELKAVWPNGWQGVTYKGVVPYKIAPWIVEKYKK from the coding sequence ATGAAAAAAACTAGGATTTTACTGAGTGTCGTATTGGCGGCCTTTCTGGTTATGACCATCGGTGTTCCTGCTTATGGGGCCAAGACGATCAAGATCGGTGTGATCGGCCCGATGAATTTTATGCAGGGCAAAGGACATTGGAATGGGGCCGTCATGGCCGCTGAGGAAATCAATGCCCAGGGTGGCATCCAGGTAGGCAGTAAAAAAATGAAAATTGAGCTCATTAAGGCTGACTCTAATGAGTTCTTAAGCATTACGGACGCCACCAACGCCATGGAGCGTGCCATAACTTATGACAAGGTTGATTTTCTGGTTGGTGGTTTTCGGACTGAGGCTGTTCTGGCCATGCAGGACATTGCCATGGACTACAAAAAGATCTTTATTGGTTGCGGAGCGGCCCACCCCACACTTTGCATCCGGGTGGCCCGGGATTATAAAAGGTATAAATACTTTTTCCGTGGTACTCCTTTTAATTCGATGTTCCTGGTCAAGACCTGCTTCGCTCATCTGGGATTTGTCGGTAAGGAGCTTAAAACACAGCTGAACATCCCCAAGCTGAAAGTGGCTATTGTTGGAGAAAAGCAGGTCTGGGTGGAACCGATGATTGGTGTGGCCAAGACGACTATTCCTAAGCTGGGCATGGAACTGGTCGGCGTCTGGCGGCCGTCTCAAACTGCGACTGACGTGACCGCCGAGCTTTCGGCTGTCCAGCGTTCAGGGGCTCATATCGTCTTTACCATTTTTTCCTCATCGGTCGGCATAACATTCGCCAGACAGGCCGGGGAGCTCAAGGTACCGGCCGTTATGGTCGGGATTAATGTTGAGGCCCAGAAAGATGGTTTTTGGAAGGCCACTCAAGGGATGGGTAATTATGCCATGACCATGAATACCTATGCCCGGGGAGTTGAAGTTAACGAATTGACCAAACCATTTATCGAGAAGTACATTAAGTTATTTGGAGAAGTCCCCACTTATACTGCCGACACTTACTCGGCCATAGCTATAACCCTGAAAAAGGCCATAGAAAAGGCGGGTACGCTCGATGCGGATAAGCTGATTCCTGTAATGGAAACTATGGAGGTAATGGTGCCTTCGGGCCGGGTTAAATATATCAAAGACGCCAAAGGCCGGAAGCTGCATGACCTTGCCTGGGGGCCTGGTTACCTGACCAGCCTCGGTGTCCAATGGCAGGATGGTGAGTTGAAGGCTGTTTGGCCAAACGGCTGGCAGGGCGTGACCTATAAGGGCGTAGTTCCCTATAAGATCGCGCCCTGGATCGTCGAGAAGTATAAAAAATAA
- a CDS encoding ABC transporter ATP-binding protein encodes MSTPFLEIEELNKGFGGLKAVSDINFKVDREEMIGLIGPNGAGKTTLVRLILGIIKADSGTIRFKGKKITGKKTWSIVNMGIVGTFQNMRPFRRLPIIANVMVSCLSPRAMKRGEWVKRIEAKAMDALEFAGISDMALEDASTLSQGDLKRLEVARAVATEPELLLLDEPFGGLSPAETDLMGKSIKRLHKGGRFGRLHSEGPAMIIIEHKLQQLMKITERIIVLNYGKIIADGTPEEVVKNKEVIESYLGEGDL; translated from the coding sequence ATGAGCACGCCTTTTCTGGAGATCGAAGAACTGAACAAGGGCTTCGGAGGCCTCAAAGCCGTTAGCGATATTAACTTCAAGGTGGACCGGGAGGAGATGATCGGCCTTATCGGTCCCAACGGCGCAGGTAAGACCACCCTGGTGAGACTGATCCTGGGTATCATCAAAGCAGACTCCGGAACGATCAGGTTCAAAGGCAAAAAGATTACCGGTAAGAAAACCTGGAGTATCGTAAATATGGGTATTGTCGGCACCTTCCAGAATATGCGGCCCTTCCGACGGCTGCCCATCATCGCCAACGTCATGGTCTCCTGCCTTTCGCCTCGTGCCATGAAGCGCGGGGAATGGGTCAAGAGAATCGAGGCCAAGGCCATGGACGCCCTTGAATTCGCCGGCATCTCCGATATGGCCCTGGAGGATGCCTCCACGCTTTCCCAGGGTGATCTCAAACGGCTCGAGGTCGCCCGGGCCGTGGCTACAGAACCGGAACTGCTCCTGTTGGATGAACCGTTCGGGGGACTCAGCCCGGCTGAAACGGACCTTATGGGCAAGTCTATAAAAAGACTTCATAAGGGCGGTCGCTTCGGCCGGCTGCACAGCGAAGGACCGGCCATGATCATCATCGAACATAAGCTCCAGCAGTTGATGAAAATTACCGAGCGTATCATTGTGCTCAATTACGGAAAAATCATCGCGGATGGCACCCCGGAAGAGGTAGTGAAAAACAAAGAGGTGATCGAGTCTTACCTGGGCGAAGGAGACCTTTAA
- a CDS encoding branched-chain amino acid ABC transporter permease, with protein MGLLGFYLRRLFTIFKGEVLVLPSRIVVLIFFLSLLLLPIVTQDPYLLRILILTNIFAILAASWDLLSGFTGQMNFGHALFFGVGAYTTALLNLHAHIPSWGSIPLGALAAVLAGLIVGIPSLRLKHTYLALTTLAFPIILLGIVFAIPDVTGGEMGLSGLSRLSRSRVIDYYVTTILMLGLCTIMWKITDSNTGIIFHAIREDEVAVRTGGINTTRYKLLAFCLSGFFAGISGGLYAHFMRIAGPSTLEVSMSFQVVIWAVFGGIVTIYGPVGAVFLLVPLLEFFRFWPEVRTLMFAVVILLILLYMPQGLLPWIRDKVEKECPRCKIRNIATRNTCRICAAPLD; from the coding sequence ATGGGTTTGCTTGGTTTCTATTTACGAAGACTTTTTACCATCTTTAAAGGGGAAGTGCTCGTTCTCCCCAGCCGCATCGTGGTTTTAATTTTTTTCCTGAGCTTGCTTCTTTTACCGATTGTTACACAGGACCCCTACCTGCTGCGCATCCTGATTCTCACCAACATCTTTGCCATTCTGGCCGCCAGTTGGGACCTCCTCTCCGGTTTTACCGGCCAGATGAATTTCGGGCATGCCCTTTTCTTTGGGGTCGGGGCTTATACCACGGCTCTTTTGAATCTGCATGCCCACATTCCTTCATGGGGCAGTATTCCCCTCGGAGCGCTGGCCGCGGTTCTGGCCGGCCTGATTGTCGGCATCCCCAGTCTGAGGCTCAAGCACACCTATCTGGCTCTGACCACCCTGGCCTTCCCGATTATCTTGCTTGGGATCGTCTTTGCCATTCCGGACGTCACCGGAGGCGAGATGGGCCTTTCCGGTCTGAGCCGCCTCTCTAGATCCCGCGTCATCGATTACTACGTTACAACCATTCTCATGCTCGGCCTGTGCACGATCATGTGGAAGATAACCGACTCGAACACAGGCATTATTTTTCATGCCATCAGGGAAGATGAGGTTGCGGTCAGGACCGGAGGCATCAATACGACCCGATACAAGCTGCTGGCCTTCTGCCTCAGCGGTTTTTTCGCCGGGATATCCGGCGGGCTTTATGCGCATTTCATGAGGATCGCTGGCCCCTCGACCCTGGAAGTCTCCATGTCTTTCCAGGTTGTCATCTGGGCGGTCTTTGGCGGGATAGTCACGATCTACGGGCCTGTGGGCGCGGTCTTTCTTCTCGTTCCCTTGCTGGAGTTTTTCCGCTTCTGGCCCGAGGTTCGCACGTTGATGTTTGCGGTTGTCATCCTGTTGATTCTCCTTTATATGCCTCAGGGCCTTCTGCCTTGGATACGCGACAAGGTGGAAAAAGAATGCCCGCGCTGCAAGATCAGAAACATAGCCACCCGAAACACGTGCCGCATCTGTGCCGCGCCTCTGGATTAA